The following proteins come from a genomic window of Flavobacteriales bacterium:
- a CDS encoding thymidine kinase: MFLENSRGKAAKKGWIEVICGSMFSGKTEELIRRLKRAQFAKQKVEIFKPSVDTRYDENEVVSHDANAIHSTPVPNSSNILILADDVDVVGVDEAQFFDMGLVDVCNQLANSGVRVIIAGLDMDYRGKPFGPIPGLMATAEYVTKVHAICMKCGELANHSHRFLQQDGLVVLGEKESYEPLCRSCYQKAEKNPTKVEKPKQEEG, encoded by the coding sequence ATGTTCTTAGAGAATTCAAGGGGAAAAGCAGCAAAAAAGGGATGGATCGAGGTGATCTGCGGTTCCATGTTCTCGGGAAAGACCGAAGAACTGATCCGTAGACTGAAGCGTGCCCAGTTCGCCAAGCAGAAGGTCGAAATTTTCAAACCTTCGGTTGATACGCGTTATGACGAGAATGAAGTGGTCTCGCACGATGCGAACGCCATTCATTCCACGCCCGTACCCAACTCATCAAACATTCTGATTCTGGCGGATGATGTGGATGTTGTGGGTGTGGACGAAGCTCAGTTCTTCGACATGGGCTTGGTGGATGTCTGCAACCAGCTGGCCAACAGCGGTGTCCGCGTCATCATTGCTGGGTTGGACATGGATTATCGCGGCAAACCTTTCGGGCCGATTCCGGGGTTGATGGCCACGGCCGAATACGTCACAAAAGTTCACGCCATCTGCATGAAATGTGGTGAACTGGCCAACCACTCGCATCGTTTCCTGCAACAGGACGGATTGGTGGTTTTGGGCGAAAAAGAGAGCTACGAGCCGCTTTGCCGCAGCTGCTACCAGAAGGCCGAAAAGAATCCGACCAAGGTCGAAAAACCGAAACAGGAAGAAGGATAG